One stretch of Amycolatopsis tolypomycina DNA includes these proteins:
- a CDS encoding SDR family NAD(P)-dependent oxidoreductase gives MRLEKVTAVVTGAGSGIGEAVRTRFRREGARLLLTGRRERLATADPADRYVPGDLNDEAFVGELARHAAADFGTVHAVVLNHGLQAGGPLTEMSYEDAKNVLHSNLLSAFLVMKHFAPLMPPEGGSFVCVGSRLGIVGKPEEVLYSAAKGGLIMLAKGAAIEWAPRGIRVNVVAPGLTATPVIEASFRRRPDPEAYRRHRAGQIPLGRLATPEEVAAAVLFLASPESSYITGAVLPVDGGYTAF, from the coding sequence ATGAGACTCGAAAAGGTCACCGCCGTCGTGACCGGCGCCGGCAGCGGAATCGGCGAGGCGGTGCGCACCCGGTTCCGGCGCGAAGGCGCGCGCCTGCTGCTCACCGGCCGCCGGGAACGGCTCGCCACCGCGGACCCGGCCGACCGGTACGTCCCGGGGGACCTCAACGACGAGGCGTTCGTCGGGGAACTGGCCCGCCACGCCGCGGCGGATTTCGGCACGGTGCACGCCGTCGTCCTCAACCACGGCCTGCAGGCAGGCGGCCCGCTCACGGAGATGTCCTACGAGGACGCGAAGAACGTCCTCCACAGCAACCTGCTCAGCGCGTTCCTGGTGATGAAGCACTTCGCGCCGCTGATGCCGCCGGAAGGCGGTTCGTTCGTCTGCGTCGGCTCGCGGCTCGGCATCGTCGGCAAGCCCGAGGAGGTCCTGTACTCCGCGGCCAAGGGCGGCCTGATCATGCTCGCGAAGGGCGCGGCGATCGAATGGGCACCCCGGGGCATCCGCGTCAACGTCGTCGCCCCGGGGCTGACGGCCACCCCGGTCATCGAGGCGTCGTTCCGGCGCCGACCCGACCCCGAGGCGTACCGCCGCCACCGCGCGGGCCAGATCCCCCTGGGCCGCCTCGCGACCCCGGAGGAGGTCGCGGCCGCGGTCCTCTTCCTGGCCTCGCCGGAGTCGTCGTACATCACCGGCGCGGTCCTCCCCGTCGACGGCGGGTACACCGCGTTCTGA
- a CDS encoding DUF4394 domain-containing protein codes for MKARLRRSIAVVAAVLSAAGAVSIAGAGSSAAQTAGLRAYGISADGTLMATFTTDRPQVLDWVRVVTGLSGDTALLGIDFRVQNGLLYGVGNNGGVYTISMPPATPDVVVKKVSQLSVPLWGTSFGVDFNPAADRLRLVSDQGQNLRHNLADGVTAEDAILTTPPALGPTRGVTAAAYTNNDLNPDTATTLVDINTATDQVVIQSPANNGTLAPTGALGVDAGPNAGFDIYSDLVGGKTVAVTGFATLAVGSQTSLYTVNLLTGAATVVGQFPLAIGDVAVALDTN; via the coding sequence ATGAAGGCACGGCTCAGGAGAAGCATCGCCGTCGTGGCCGCGGTGCTGTCGGCCGCCGGTGCGGTCTCGATCGCCGGGGCGGGCAGCAGCGCCGCCCAGACGGCGGGCCTGCGCGCCTACGGCATCTCGGCCGACGGCACGCTGATGGCGACGTTCACCACCGACCGGCCTCAGGTGCTCGACTGGGTCCGGGTCGTCACCGGCCTCAGCGGCGACACGGCACTGCTCGGGATCGACTTCCGCGTCCAGAACGGCCTGCTCTACGGCGTCGGCAACAACGGCGGCGTCTACACCATCAGCATGCCGCCGGCGACCCCCGACGTCGTCGTCAAGAAGGTCTCCCAGCTGAGCGTTCCGTTGTGGGGCACCAGCTTCGGCGTCGACTTCAACCCGGCCGCCGACCGGCTCCGGCTGGTCAGCGACCAGGGCCAGAACCTGCGGCACAACCTCGCCGACGGCGTGACGGCCGAAGACGCCATCCTGACCACGCCGCCGGCGCTGGGGCCGACCCGCGGAGTGACGGCCGCGGCGTACACCAACAACGACCTGAACCCCGACACGGCGACGACGCTCGTCGACATCAACACGGCCACCGACCAGGTGGTGATCCAGTCGCCTGCCAACAACGGAACACTGGCCCCGACCGGCGCCCTCGGCGTCGACGCGGGCCCGAACGCGGGCTTCGACATCTACAGCGACCTGGTGGGCGGCAAGACGGTGGCGGTGACCGGGTTCGCCACGCTGGCCGTCGGCAGCCAGACGTCGCTGTACACGGTGAACCTGCTGACCGGCGCGGCCACCGTGGTGGGGCAGTTCCCGCTGGCCATCGGGGACGTCGCGGTCGCGCTCGACACCAACTGA